The Dehalococcoidales bacterium DNA segment CGGGAGTACGGCTCCGCCGAGTCTTATAAAGGCTTTACCTCGGGCACAACTACCGGTACCGAGCGCGCCGAAAAGGACATCGAGGAGCTATGGGAATAGAGAGCAGCGAAACACCGAGAAAAAAGGTGGGGCTGGCCCTGAGCGGCGGAGCGGCGCGGGGGCTGGCCCATATCGGGGTGCTGCAGGTACTGGAACGGGAGCAGATCCCCATTGACCTGATTGCCGGTACCAGCATCGGGGCATTGATTGGCGCCTTCTACGCGGCAGGTAACGATGCCGCCAGCACCAAAAGACTGGCGCTGGAGCTGGCGGCCCGCAGGCGCTCCCTGCTCTTTGAGCCAGTACTACCCCGCACCGGCTTTATCCGGGGCAGGAAACTTCAAAACACCCTGAAATCAATCACCGGTGACATTGAATTTAAGGACCTGAAAATACCCGTTGTTTGTGTCGCCACGGATATCGATAGCGGGGAAGAGATAGTGATCAGACAGGGGCCGGTGTGGGAGGCGGTCAGGGCCAGCATTACCATTCCGGTAGTAATGTCCGTAACCAGGCTGGGGGGCAGATACCTGGTTGACGGCGGTCTGGTCAATCCGGTGCCGGTAAGCTGCCTGAAGGCGATGGGAGCTGATGTTATCA contains these protein-coding regions:
- a CDS encoding patatin-like phospholipase family protein, yielding MGIESSETPRKKVGLALSGGAARGLAHIGVLQVLEREQIPIDLIAGTSIGALIGAFYAAGNDAASTKRLALELAARRRSLLFEPVLPRTGFIRGRKLQNTLKSITGDIEFKDLKIPVVCVATDIDSGEEIVIRQGPVWEAVRASITIPVVMSVTRLGGRYLVDGGLVNPVPVSCLKAMGADVIIAVSVPHISTRRSVEARAPNMLSVMLQTINIANYCLVQSSLAGADVVIEPPVGHIAFTDFRRAEECISLGEQAALRSIPEIRKCL